The genome window GGCTTTTTCGCCTTCGCTTAAGATAAAGTCACTGACATAGACATCCATCACTAAATAAGTGCCGTGCTTTTTCGCCAGTTTAATGGCTTCATCATCAATAAAGCTGCCGTGTTCAATCGAATCCACCCCAGCTTCAATAGCGCGTTTAATACCCTGCAAACCGTGGGCATGAGCCGCAACGATACGACCTCTGTCGTGGGCTTCGTCTATTAAAGCTTTCATTTCTTCAAAGTTATACTGACTGGCATTCACGTCTGTATTTTTGGATAACACACCACCAGTGGCGGCAAACTTAATCACATCAGCGCCGTACTTGATGTTTTCACGCACTTTAGAGCGAACTTCATCCGGACCATTGGCGACACCTGCGCTTCTGGAATTATAAATATGTGGCAGCAGATTATTGTCACAGTGCCCGCCTGTAATACAGATGGTATTGGCAGCTACCCGCATCCGTGGTCCCTGAATTTCGCCATCATCAATGGCATCCCGCAAAGACACATCGGCGTAACCTGCGGCCCCTAAGTTCCGCACTGTGGTAAAACCTGCTTTTAAGGTGGCTTTGGCCGCACTGACACCAAAGATGGCTTCACGGGTTGGCGTTTCGACTAAACCACGATACCCATGTTTTTGTGGATCTGAAGTTAAATGCACGTGCATATCAATCAGGCCTGGCACTACATAATGGCTGGATAAATCAATCATCTGTACGTTTTTGGGAGCATCTTTTGCATCAACAATAGCGCTGATGCGACCCTCTTCAACCAGAATAGCTTTGTTTTTCTGGTAGTTGCCTGTGCGCACATCCAGCAAATACCCGACCTGGATCACCTGCTCAACCTGAGCTAAAACCACAGAGCTGAATAATCCAGCCAGCAGCACCGATACCTGACTTAACTTCATAACCGTCCTTATTTACATCACTTTTTAGCTAGCTGACTCGTCTTTCGCCGATAATTCAGCAACGCGACGTTCCAGTTCATCCAGTTTGGCGCGTGTTTTAGCCAACACCTGAGTTTGCACATCAAACTCTTCGCGGGACACAAAATCCAGCTGACTCAGTTTTTGCTGTAGCACCTGCTTTACTTTGTTTTCAACATCATCGGCCATCTCACGCATTTTAGGTGGGATAGCGGCGCCAATTTGTTTCGCAATTTCTTCAATCTTTTTTGGATCAATCATGGTCTAGCTCCTGTAGCGTTATTTTATTCTACGAGCCTTCAGGCTCAAGGTGGATCCATTCTGCCGCATATTTGCCGGACTTGCTCGTTTTGTGCAGAAATCAGCACGCCTCAGCCCGTTAAATTTGAGTTAAACTAGCGTCCTTCTGCAAAAGGTGTCTGATGAAACTTAACTCTCAACAAAACGATGCGGTGCATTATATCAGCGGGCCTTGCCTGGTTCTGGCTGGCGCTGGCAGTGGCAAAACCCGGGTCATTACCAATAAAATTGCGTATTTAATTCAGCAATGTGATGTGCCTGCCAAACATATAGCGGCAGTGACTTTTACCAATAAAGCCGCCCGCGAAATGAAAGAGCGGATCAAGCATCAGTTGGCCCGGCCTTTGTTGAGAGGTTTAACTGTTTCCACTTTTCACACCTTAGGCTTAGAGATCCTGAAAAAGGAATATCGCGCCATTGGTTATAAGCCTAACTTCACACTGTTTGACGATCAGGACAGCATGGCGCTGCTCAAAGAGCTGACCGATGCCGAGCTACAGGGTGATAAAGATTTACTGAAAGCTTTGCAAAGCAAAATCTCTTCGTGGAAAAACGATTTGACCTTGCCGGGTCAAGCCTTGGCTCGCGCCACAGACGCACAAAGCATC of Rheinheimera sp. MM224 contains these proteins:
- a CDS encoding metal-dependent hydrolase family protein, with the translated sequence MKLSQVSVLLAGLFSSVVLAQVEQVIQVGYLLDVRTGNYQKNKAILVEEGRISAIVDAKDAPKNVQMIDLSSHYVVPGLIDMHVHLTSDPQKHGYRGLVETPTREAIFGVSAAKATLKAGFTTVRNLGAAGYADVSLRDAIDDGEIQGPRMRVAANTICITGGHCDNNLLPHIYNSRSAGVANGPDEVRSKVRENIKYGADVIKFAATGGVLSKNTDVNASQYNFEEMKALIDEAHDRGRIVAAHAHGLQGIKRAIEAGVDSIEHGSFIDDEAIKLAKKHGTYLVMDVYVSDFILSEGEKAGILPESLAKEKKVGLLQRQNFQKAVKAGVKMAYGTDAGVYTHGLNGRQFAYMVQWGMTPLQAIQAATVNAGTLLNWKNEQGQQNVGVLEVGAFADLVAVPVDPLTQVKALEQPAFVVKAGQQVL
- the ubiK gene encoding ubiquinone biosynthesis accessory factor UbiK, whose product is MIDPKKIEEIAKQIGAAIPPKMREMADDVENKVKQVLQQKLSQLDFVSREEFDVQTQVLAKTRAKLDELERRVAELSAKDESAS